The following proteins come from a genomic window of SAR202 cluster bacterium:
- a CDS encoding glycine--tRNA ligase: protein MDTIVSLAKRRGFVFQSSEIYGGLASTYDYGPLGIELKRNIRESWWNHYISQREDVVGLDSAILMAPSVWEASGHVQGFSDPLVECVKCNQRFRLDHLENQDTCPNTACDNQPLSAPRQFNLMFKTFLGPVEDDAAQTYLRPETAQGIFVNFQNVQTTTRKKIPFGIGQIGKSFRNEITVGNFLFRTREFEQMEMEFFVKPGTDEEWHEKWINYSLEWYDKLGISRDKIQVRAHEHDELSHYSKATSDIEYLFPWGWGELQGIANRTDFDLKAHTDHSGVRLDYFDQENNEHYTPYVIEPAVGVDRIFLTLLIDAYREEEINDGKEKRTVLKLSPQIAPIQIAILPLSRNEKLVPKAKEIFTLLNQNYSCEYDDAQSIGRRYRRQDEIGTPLCITVDFDTIEKDNQVTIRDRDTMKQIRIPIENLQEHIQKTLF from the coding sequence ATGGATACCATAGTATCACTTGCTAAAAGAAGAGGATTTGTTTTTCAATCTAGTGAAATTTATGGTGGACTTGCCTCAACATATGATTATGGCCCCTTAGGCATAGAATTAAAAAGAAATATTCGCGAAAGTTGGTGGAATCATTACATTAGCCAAAGAGAAGATGTTGTTGGATTAGATTCTGCTATATTAATGGCTCCTTCTGTTTGGGAAGCTTCAGGTCATGTGCAAGGCTTTTCCGACCCTCTTGTAGAATGTGTTAAATGCAACCAAAGATTTCGTTTAGATCATCTTGAAAATCAAGATACTTGCCCAAATACAGCATGTGACAATCAACCTCTGTCAGCTCCAAGACAGTTTAATTTGATGTTTAAAACCTTTTTGGGACCTGTTGAAGATGATGCAGCTCAAACATATCTACGACCTGAGACTGCTCAAGGAATATTTGTTAATTTCCAAAATGTACAAACTACCACTAGAAAAAAAATACCTTTTGGTATTGGCCAAATTGGAAAATCTTTTAGGAATGAAATAACCGTAGGTAATTTTCTTTTTAGAACCAGAGAATTTGAACAAATGGAAATGGAGTTTTTTGTAAAACCAGGAACTGATGAAGAATGGCACGAAAAATGGATAAACTACAGTTTAGAATGGTACGATAAATTAGGTATATCTAGAGATAAAATTCAAGTAAGAGCACATGAACACGATGAATTATCTCATTATTCAAAAGCAACTTCAGATATTGAATATTTATTTCCATGGGGATGGGGTGAATTACAAGGAATAGCTAATCGAACTGATTTTGATTTAAAAGCACATACGGATCATAGCGGTGTAAGATTAGACTATTTTGACCAAGAAAATAATGAGCATTACACCCCTTACGTTATTGAACCTGCAGTAGGTGTAGATAGAATATTTCTTACTCTTTTAATTGATGCATACAGAGAAGAAGAAATAAATGACGGAAAAGAAAAACGTACAGTTTTAAAACTGTCGCCACAAATTGCACCTATCCAAATTGCTATACTCCCCTTATCTAGAAATGAAAAATTAGTACCAAAAGCAAAAGAAATCTTCACCCTGCTCAACCAAAACTATAGTTGTGAGTATGATGATGCTCAAAGTATTGGTAGACGATACCGAAGACAAGATGAAATTGGTACCCCTTTATGTATAACGGTTGACTTCGATACAATTGAAAAGGATAACCAAGTTACAATCAGAGATCGAGATACAATGAAACAAATTCGAATCCCAATTGAAAACTTACAAGAGCATATACAAAAAACTTTATTTTAA
- a CDS encoding sulfurtransferase encodes MSENYYKPEMLADTDWLLENLDKPNIRIVDCDPPDSFFRAHIPNSVNIGSNTFVKSANSSLHVMDAEEIEEFMSNLGISSDTTVICYDGRNSLTATRFWWVLNYYGHTNAKVLNGGWIKWISESKPVSIVPTKVDKTKFVAEKDDSLIADHNRVLAAINSDSDIIWDARTIEEYNGQNSRGNKNTGHVPSCVYTEWIDLIDSNNMSCFKSPSDLEKIFESLGVSREKQVFTY; translated from the coding sequence ATGAGTGAAAATTATTATAAACCTGAAATGTTGGCTGATACTGATTGGTTATTAGAAAATTTGGACAAGCCGAATATCAGAATTGTCGATTGTGATCCTCCAGATTCATTTTTTAGAGCGCATATACCAAATAGTGTTAACATTGGTAGCAATACTTTTGTTAAAAGTGCCAATTCTTCCCTTCATGTTATGGATGCTGAAGAGATAGAAGAATTTATGAGTAATTTAGGAATTAGTAGTGATACTACAGTCATTTGTTATGATGGTAGAAACTCACTAACAGCCACAAGATTTTGGTGGGTACTTAATTATTATGGGCATACAAATGCAAAAGTGTTAAATGGCGGGTGGATTAAATGGATTAGTGAAAGTAAACCCGTTTCTATAGTTCCTACTAAAGTTGATAAAACTAAATTTGTCGCAGAAAAAGATGATTCATTAATTGCGGATCATAACCGTGTTTTAGCAGCAATAAATAGTGATAGTGATATCATTTGGGACGCACGGACTATTGAAGAATATAATGGGCAAAATTCCAGAGGTAATAAAAATACTGGGCATGTACCCTCTTGTGTATATACGGAATGGATAGATTTAATAGATTCTAATAATATGTCATGTTTTAAATCGCCTTCGGATTTGGAAAAAATATTTGAATCACTTGGAGTTTCTAGAGAAAAACAGGTATTTACTTACTGA
- a CDS encoding MBL fold metallo-hydrolase, with the protein MFSNSKGVEIKRIVVPPFPENVYILSTDTSEECIVIDPGAEADRISFEVNKLDKKIRYILNTHGHGDHTAAVAKLVDTTKAEFALHEADLGILNNGSEWLEQVIPNYLPAPFPDFYLTQDQLIQLGDLTIKIIHTPGHTPGGVCFLVDDVIFSGDTLFNESIGRYDLPGGDGVVLLESIRTKLMVLPENMTVLPGHGSETTISHEKLYNPFLQN; encoded by the coding sequence GTGTTTTCCAATTCAAAAGGTGTTGAAATAAAACGAATTGTTGTGCCTCCTTTTCCAGAAAACGTTTATATACTTTCTACGGATACATCTGAAGAATGTATAGTGATTGACCCTGGAGCAGAGGCAGATCGTATATCGTTTGAAGTAAATAAATTAGACAAAAAAATTCGTTATATACTTAATACACACGGTCATGGAGATCATACAGCTGCAGTTGCAAAATTAGTTGATACCACAAAAGCAGAATTTGCTTTGCATGAAGCTGATTTAGGAATTCTTAATAATGGTAGTGAATGGTTAGAACAAGTTATTCCTAATTATTTACCCGCACCATTTCCTGATTTTTATTTAACTCAAGATCAGTTGATACAATTAGGTGATTTAACCATAAAAATTATTCATACTCCTGGACACACTCCAGGAGGAGTTTGTTTCTTAGTTGATGATGTGATATTTAGTGGAGACACTCTTTTTAACGAAAGCATAGGTCGCTATGATTTACCTGGTGGAGATGGAGTTGTATTGCTGGAAAGTATACGAACAAAATTAATGGTTTTACCAGAAAATATGACTGTTCTGCCAGGTCATGGAAGTGAAACAACAATTTCTCATGAAAAACTTTATAATCCCTTCTTGCAAAATTAA
- a CDS encoding sodium-translocating pyrophosphatase, with protein sequence MSLLPLLVLGAGALALLFAAYLAFKVNSEDAGNERVQEIGAAIHEGAMAFLNREYKLLAVFVIIITGILAVFIDYDVLSKIDGDNSGLPSTAISYIAGAIGSALAGFIGMVIAVKSNMRTATAATKGLNPGLRVAFNSGSVMGMTVVGIGITGVTLLYMIFKDAQIISGFGFGASTIALFARVGGGIYTKAADVGADLVGKVEQGIPEDDPRNPAVIADNVGDNVGDVAGMGADLFESYVGSIIAAIALATTSAIFATQTSEYDGPKFILPLLIASIGIVASIIGTFLVRTGENASMNKLLWALRTGIFTAGGLVILGTVAAVSYLDFELTADQSKWNFVWVVVVGIIVGQIIGTATEYYTAYEYSPTKKLSEQAVTGPATVIIGGMGLGMISTAIPTISIVAGILISYELASIYGIALAAVGMLSTLGITLATDAYGPVADNAGGIAEQAHLPEETRERTDALDALGNTTAATGKGFAIGSAVLTSLALMVAYAQLVKLSTLDLLEPIVLVGLLIGSVLPYVFSSMTMQAVGRAANSMIQEVRRQFREIPGIMEGTGKPDYAKAVDISTSGSLREMVLPGLLAVIAPILVGSLMGKAALGGMLLGSISSGFLLAVTMANAGGAWDNAKKYVELGNHGGKGSEAHEAAVVGDTVGDPFKDTSGPSLNILIKLMAMVSLVFGQLFI encoded by the coding sequence ATGAGCTTATTACCGTTATTAGTATTAGGTGCAGGCGCTTTAGCTTTATTGTTTGCCGCTTATCTTGCATTCAAAGTCAATTCTGAGGATGCAGGAAATGAAAGAGTCCAAGAAATTGGAGCAGCAATACATGAAGGTGCAATGGCCTTTTTAAATAGAGAATACAAACTTCTCGCAGTTTTCGTCATAATTATAACCGGTATACTTGCTGTTTTTATCGACTACGATGTTTTAAGCAAGATTGATGGAGATAACTCAGGTTTACCTTCAACAGCTATATCATATATAGCCGGAGCAATCGGTTCTGCCTTAGCCGGTTTTATTGGAATGGTTATTGCAGTAAAATCAAATATGCGTACAGCAACTGCTGCGACAAAAGGATTAAATCCAGGTTTGCGAGTTGCTTTTAACAGTGGTTCTGTTATGGGAATGACTGTAGTTGGTATAGGTATTACAGGCGTGACATTACTCTATATGATTTTTAAAGATGCTCAAATTATTTCTGGTTTTGGTTTTGGTGCATCAACAATTGCACTTTTTGCAAGAGTTGGTGGTGGTATTTATACCAAAGCTGCTGACGTAGGTGCTGACCTTGTTGGTAAAGTAGAACAAGGGATACCAGAAGATGATCCTAGAAATCCAGCAGTTATAGCAGATAATGTTGGAGATAATGTTGGAGATGTTGCTGGTATGGGTGCTGATTTGTTCGAATCATATGTTGGTTCAATAATTGCAGCTATAGCCCTAGCAACAACTTCTGCTATATTTGCAACTCAAACATCAGAATATGATGGCCCAAAATTTATTTTACCTCTATTAATAGCAAGTATAGGAATAGTAGCATCAATAATAGGAACCTTCCTCGTGCGAACTGGAGAAAATGCCTCAATGAATAAACTATTATGGGCTCTTCGTACTGGAATATTTACTGCTGGAGGTTTAGTAATTCTTGGTACGGTTGCTGCAGTTAGCTACTTAGATTTTGAATTAACTGCAGATCAATCAAAATGGAATTTTGTTTGGGTTGTTGTAGTAGGAATAATAGTAGGCCAAATAATTGGTACTGCAACTGAATATTATACAGCTTACGAATATAGTCCAACAAAAAAATTATCCGAACAAGCAGTTACAGGACCTGCAACAGTTATTATTGGTGGAATGGGATTAGGAATGATAAGTACCGCGATACCTACAATCTCAATTGTTGCTGGAATACTTATTTCATATGAATTAGCTAGCATTTATGGTATAGCACTTGCAGCTGTGGGTATGTTATCAACTCTTGGAATTACTTTAGCAACTGATGCCTATGGGCCTGTTGCTGATAACGCTGGAGGTATAGCTGAACAAGCTCATTTACCAGAAGAAACAAGGGAGCGTACAGATGCACTAGATGCTCTAGGAAACACAACTGCAGCTACAGGTAAAGGTTTTGCTATCGGTTCTGCGGTATTAACTTCCTTAGCTTTAATGGTAGCTTATGCTCAATTGGTTAAATTATCTACATTAGATTTACTTGAACCTATCGTATTAGTTGGTCTTTTGATAGGTTCTGTATTACCTTATGTTTTTTCCTCTATGACAATGCAAGCAGTTGGTAGAGCGGCAAACAGTATGATCCAAGAAGTAAGGCGACAATTTAGAGAAATCCCAGGAATAATGGAAGGAACAGGTAAGCCTGATTATGCAAAAGCTGTAGACATAAGTACAAGCGGATCACTAAGAGAAATGGTTTTACCTGGGTTGTTGGCCGTAATTGCACCTATTCTTGTTGGATCATTAATGGGTAAGGCTGCTTTAGGAGGAATGCTACTTGGATCTATTTCTTCTGGATTCTTACTTGCAGTTACGATGGCAAATGCAGGTGGGGCTTGGGACAATGCAAAAAAATATGTTGAACTTGGTAACCACGGAGGAAAAGGTTCTGAAGCTCACGAAGCCGCCGTTGTAGGAGATACAGTTGGCGATCCTTTCAAAGATACAAGTGGACCTTCACTCAATATTCTTATAAAACTTATGGCTATGGTTTCATTAGTATTTGGTCAATTATTTATTTAA
- a CDS encoding DUF502 domain-containing protein, translated as MQWLKSKILKHFGNTLLTGSLLAIPFALTYVIVDFLFQFVDGILNPAINLLYDRYELENVLPFNIFPGIGVISALLIIYIVGFSFYTAAGRSAVRLIQKTMLNIPVIGPIYLASRKLVESFSGSKETGFKRVVLIQFPREGFWSVGFLTGITQPSDFERKAVVYVPTAPLPNSGFVVLVNLDEVYDTDLKVAEAGQFVLSGGIISPDHITTARLDPNKVYEDQA; from the coding sequence ATGCAATGGTTAAAAAGTAAAATACTGAAACATTTTGGCAATACCTTGCTAACAGGATCTCTGTTAGCAATACCTTTTGCGTTGACATATGTGATAGTTGATTTTTTGTTTCAATTTGTTGATGGGATACTAAACCCTGCAATAAATTTACTATATGACCGTTATGAATTAGAGAATGTACTTCCATTTAATATCTTCCCAGGTATTGGTGTCATTTCCGCGCTTTTGATTATTTATATTGTTGGGTTTTCTTTTTATACAGCAGCAGGAAGAAGTGCAGTACGTCTTATTCAAAAAACAATGTTAAATATTCCTGTTATTGGACCAATTTATTTGGCTTCAAGAAAACTCGTAGAATCTTTTTCAGGAAGTAAAGAAACAGGTTTTAAACGAGTAGTTCTAATTCAATTTCCACGTGAAGGATTTTGGTCTGTAGGTTTTTTAACTGGTATTACACAACCTTCAGATTTCGAAAGAAAAGCCGTTGTGTATGTCCCCACAGCGCCACTTCCTAATTCTGGGTTTGTAGTATTAGTTAATTTGGATGAAGTTTACGATACTGATCTCAAAGTAGCAGAAGCCGGTCAGTTTGTACTCTCTGGAGGAATTATATCTCCAGATCATATTACTACTGCTAGATTAGACCCAAATAAAGTTTATGAAGATCAAGCATAA
- a CDS encoding LLM class flavin-dependent oxidoreductase → MQFGVFLLLQSPDVQPSPTVYDNAIEQAELADKLGFNTVWLAEHHFSSYGYLPYPLMMAIKIAERTKNIRVGTAVLVLPLHHPVKLAEEIAMADQLTNGRIEIGFGRGYQEYEFDRLGVDINENREMFDESLEIISKALQEDTITYDGKYYKIPETAIFPRTIQNPHPPFWIAAQSPESIKKVVQKGYKCITGGSSAPSGAVKENWEVFQNAVEESGAGWPQEFAIQKQIFVAETEEEARKELNNAMWHYRLVTSLRANTQVVEKGKAIETILDNEPDLDTVYDEWLIFGDPETCTKKIQKLIDTTGITSLNCVFKIGRMDNEKVMKSMNLFAKEVMPQFKNVIGSGQKSTVKQ, encoded by the coding sequence ATGCAATTTGGAGTATTTTTACTTTTACAATCCCCTGATGTCCAACCCTCACCTACTGTATATGATAATGCTATAGAACAAGCAGAATTAGCAGATAAATTGGGATTTAATACTGTATGGTTGGCTGAACACCATTTTTCAAGCTATGGTTATTTACCTTACCCGCTTATGATGGCTATAAAAATCGCAGAACGAACAAAAAATATAAGAGTTGGGACTGCAGTATTGGTTTTACCTTTACATCATCCTGTAAAATTAGCCGAGGAAATTGCTATGGCCGATCAATTAACCAATGGTCGAATTGAAATTGGTTTTGGCCGAGGGTATCAAGAGTATGAGTTTGATAGATTAGGTGTGGATATTAATGAAAACCGAGAAATGTTTGATGAAAGTCTAGAAATTATATCCAAAGCATTACAAGAAGATACCATAACATACGATGGGAAGTATTATAAAATCCCAGAGACTGCAATTTTCCCAAGAACAATACAAAATCCACACCCTCCTTTTTGGATAGCAGCGCAAAGCCCAGAGAGTATTAAAAAAGTAGTCCAAAAAGGCTACAAATGTATAACTGGCGGTTCAAGTGCTCCTTCAGGAGCTGTAAAAGAAAATTGGGAAGTTTTTCAAAATGCTGTAGAAGAAAGTGGTGCTGGATGGCCTCAAGAATTTGCTATTCAAAAACAAATTTTTGTCGCCGAGACAGAAGAAGAAGCTCGCAAGGAACTGAATAATGCAATGTGGCATTATAGATTGGTGACCTCTTTAAGGGCTAATACCCAGGTTGTAGAAAAAGGGAAAGCTATAGAAACCATTTTAGACAACGAGCCTGACCTAGACACAGTTTACGATGAATGGTTGATCTTTGGAGATCCAGAAACATGTACTAAGAAAATACAAAAACTGATCGATACCACTGGTATTACATCTTTAAACTGTGTATTCAAAATCGGAAGAATGGATAATGAAAAAGTGATGAAATCCATGAATCTTTTTGCCAAAGAAGTTATGCCACAATTCAAAAATGTAATAGGTTCTGGTCAAAAGTCTACAGTTAAGCAGTAA
- a CDS encoding MaoC family dehydratase: MSNTEDEIVYTWDVMEIGHTAPPLTIEITEDYISSYSNSIQNTNQQHHDPSVAQSQGFQQLVAPLSMIYSFAPMRRHDIFENYGYVGPEKYSKAPRSTPFAGTETKFFGIPVVAGDIITSTTEISNRWETKSGNKFVSFKIQAKNQRNELVAEYLYNIIWERSAGQKSRS; this comes from the coding sequence ATGAGCAATACAGAAGACGAAATAGTATACACTTGGGATGTTATGGAAATTGGGCATACAGCACCTCCATTAACTATAGAAATTACAGAAGATTATATTTCTTCATACTCAAATTCGATTCAAAATACTAATCAACAACATCATGACCCTTCAGTAGCTCAGTCGCAAGGGTTTCAGCAACTTGTAGCTCCATTATCAATGATATATAGTTTTGCTCCTATGAGAAGGCATGATATTTTTGAAAATTATGGATACGTAGGTCCTGAGAAATATTCTAAAGCTCCTCGAAGTACACCATTTGCAGGAACAGAGACCAAATTTTTCGGCATCCCTGTGGTTGCGGGAGATATTATTACTAGTACCACAGAGATATCAAATAGGTGGGAAACCAAAAGTGGAAATAAATTTGTTAGCTTTAAAATACAAGCTAAAAACCAAAGAAACGAATTAGTAGCAGAATATCTTTACAATATTATTTGGGAAAGATCTGCAGGACAAAAATCTCGTTCATAA
- the speE gene encoding polyamine aminopropyltransferase, translating into MNKKSNNWYTEHNSKDFSYSLRLKNAIYSGQSNYQKIDIIETHSFGRTLILDDKTQSSEADEYIYHELLVQPALHSLNNVKNVFIAGGGEGATAREVLYHNDIESVTMVDLDEEVIRLCKKYLPNHHKGSFDDKRMTLIYEDAFQYLESTKAIYDLIIIDISDPLESGPAYKLFTQEFYQLILNHLGNEGIMAIQAGPCGPLDHRDVFTAIYNTIQRIFPITQGYNGFIPSYNSVWGFIIGSKTINPTEISEEEIDNKIQSGLNTILKYYDGKLHKKLFDLSKEIRLSIKNENRIITLNNPIYIA; encoded by the coding sequence ATGAACAAAAAATCTAACAATTGGTACACAGAACATAATAGTAAAGATTTTTCATATTCTTTGAGACTAAAAAATGCTATATATTCTGGACAATCTAATTACCAAAAAATCGATATAATTGAAACACATTCATTTGGTCGAACTCTTATTTTAGATGATAAAACCCAATCTTCAGAGGCAGATGAATATATTTATCATGAATTACTTGTACAACCTGCTCTACATTCTTTAAATAATGTCAAAAATGTGTTTATAGCAGGTGGAGGAGAAGGAGCAACAGCTCGAGAAGTTTTATATCACAATGATATTGAATCAGTAACAATGGTAGATTTAGATGAAGAAGTAATTAGGTTATGTAAAAAATATTTACCAAATCATCATAAAGGAAGTTTTGACGATAAACGAATGACTCTAATTTATGAAGATGCATTCCAATATTTGGAATCTACCAAAGCCATATATGATCTAATAATTATTGATATATCAGATCCTTTAGAATCTGGGCCTGCATACAAACTATTCACTCAAGAATTTTATCAACTAATATTAAATCACCTGGGAAATGAAGGTATAATGGCTATACAAGCTGGTCCCTGTGGACCCCTAGATCATCGGGACGTATTTACTGCCATCTATAATACAATTCAACGGATTTTCCCTATAACACAAGGATATAATGGATTCATTCCTAGTTACAATTCTGTATGGGGATTTATCATTGGGTCTAAAACAATAAATCCTACAGAAATATCCGAAGAGGAAATTGATAACAAAATACAGTCGGGATTAAACACTATCTTAAAATATTATGATGGTAAATTACACAAGAAACTATTTGATCTATCAAAAGAAATTCGTTTATCAATCAAAAACGAAAATAGAATAATTACGCTTAATAATCCAATTTATATTGCCTAA
- the speD gene encoding adenosylmethionine decarboxylase: MKVLGKHLLIEANKCNAKLIDDMDFIKSVMITAAKISGASIIGEKFHKFSPFGVTGILSIAESHITIHTWPEYYYAAIDIFTCSALFEPNKAANFLIKSLESKNFDIQEIERGTRNDIIIEPNTNNIHHEQKI, encoded by the coding sequence TTGAAAGTACTAGGAAAGCATTTATTAATAGAAGCTAACAAATGCAATGCTAAACTAATTGATGATATGGATTTTATAAAATCCGTTATGATTACTGCCGCAAAGATATCTGGTGCTTCAATTATTGGTGAAAAGTTTCATAAATTCTCACCATTTGGGGTAACTGGAATTCTATCAATCGCCGAATCCCATATAACTATTCATACTTGGCCTGAATATTATTATGCTGCTATAGATATCTTCACCTGTAGCGCCCTGTTTGAACCTAACAAAGCAGCAAATTTTTTAATAAAAAGCCTAGAATCAAAAAACTTTGATATACAAGAAATAGAGCGCGGTACACGTAATGACATCATTATAGAGCCTAATACTAATAATATTCACCATGAACAAAAAATCTAA
- a CDS encoding MFS transporter — protein MKLPLALQNPSFRAFWGGTLISVTGFQMLRFTQFWLIFDITDSSLYIGYLALASGIPTIVFNIIGGVYADRLNQKMLVFTTQFLLALFIFILCFLTFIGIVNEWHILLLALLSGSVEAFDQPARRALYPSLIDREAIPSGVALLSGIWPGTRIISPAIAGFLIVWTSVAFAILISALGFLIMAIIALTLKVNFSPQQKNTSPLEDLLEGFSYINSHSIFKFIISITFFQSFFALAYIPMMPVIAKEVLTLGPEAQGILLGASGLGALSTTIVIAIKPNLGSKFFHVVIGSFLSGISVIIFALSSVLSGSYYLAIICMFIVGIFGTLPAISAQSSLQLSVPNNLRGRIMGLYGLTFSLRPLSGFQAGLISGFTNPTFAIAFGGAALSIFTVTSFITNKNVRKFNQIIDKQ, from the coding sequence ATGAAATTACCTTTAGCCCTTCAAAATCCCAGTTTTCGTGCTTTTTGGGGAGGAACCTTGATCTCAGTTACAGGGTTCCAGATGTTAAGATTTACGCAATTTTGGCTCATTTTTGATATTACTGATTCTTCTCTTTATATTGGATATCTAGCATTAGCGAGTGGAATTCCAACTATTGTGTTCAATATAATCGGTGGCGTGTATGCGGATCGTTTAAATCAAAAAATGTTAGTATTCACTACTCAATTTTTATTAGCACTATTTATATTTATATTATGTTTTTTGACATTTATTGGAATTGTTAATGAATGGCATATTTTACTTCTGGCCCTATTATCAGGATCAGTTGAAGCTTTTGATCAGCCAGCCAGAAGAGCTCTCTATCCAAGCCTTATTGATAGAGAAGCTATTCCAAGTGGAGTGGCTTTATTATCTGGAATATGGCCTGGTACAAGAATTATTTCTCCCGCTATAGCTGGTTTTCTTATAGTTTGGACATCAGTAGCATTTGCCATACTGATATCAGCTTTAGGATTTTTAATAATGGCAATTATCGCATTAACCCTTAAAGTAAATTTTTCTCCCCAACAAAAAAACACATCTCCATTAGAGGATTTACTTGAAGGTTTTAGTTATATAAATAGTCATTCTATATTTAAATTCATCATTAGCATTACATTTTTTCAAAGCTTCTTTGCCTTAGCATATATTCCGATGATGCCAGTAATCGCAAAAGAAGTTTTAACTTTGGGACCAGAAGCACAAGGTATACTTCTAGGAGCAAGTGGATTAGGAGCCCTATCAACAACAATAGTAATTGCCATAAAACCAAATCTTGGTTCTAAATTTTTCCACGTAGTAATTGGAAGCTTTTTAAGTGGGATATCTGTTATTATTTTTGCTCTTTCATCAGTATTAAGCGGGTCGTATTATTTGGCTATAATTTGTATGTTTATTGTTGGGATATTTGGAACTCTACCTGCTATTTCAGCACAAAGTTCTTTACAACTTTCTGTTCCGAATAATTTAAGAGGAAGAATTATGGGATTATATGGATTAACATTTAGCCTGAGGCCACTAAGTGGTTTTCAAGCTGGATTAATATCAGGATTTACTAATCCTACATTTGCTATAGCATTTGGTGGAGCAGCTCTAAGTATATTCACAGTTACAAGCTTTATCACAAATAAAAATGTACGAAAATTTAATCAAATTATTGATAAGCAATAA
- a CDS encoding monooxygenase gives MENYVFKQELEIYDVVIVGAGASGIGIAAMLKDFGVEKMVVLERNEVGATFDKWPNEMRFITPSFTTNFWGHIDLNSVASGTSPAYSLETEHPTGKEYAKYLKLIAEYFELPIKEHTNVEKVTYSQDRFTIQVNGEQIIESRFVIWAAGEFQYPNTNSFPGSELCIHNSKVETWEQIDGDEIYIIGGNESGIDAAIHLSRLGKKVAVLEENPDWSTKRTTDPSENLSPYTVDRIREEIPNERIRLVGKSKVKDIKFENNKYLIYVKGKKSYKYQTDTPPILATGFESSLTMVKDLFEWDENNSYVLLNEHDESRKTPGLFLVGPQVRHENLILCFIYKYRQRFGVVANAIGERLDMDTSLLEEYRKEGLYLDDLGACGEECPC, from the coding sequence ATGGAAAACTATGTATTCAAACAAGAACTAGAAATTTATGATGTTGTTATTGTAGGCGCAGGTGCTTCAGGAATAGGAATTGCTGCTATGCTCAAAGACTTTGGGGTAGAAAAAATGGTTGTTCTTGAAAGAAATGAAGTTGGAGCTACTTTCGATAAATGGCCAAATGAAATGCGATTTATAACTCCTTCATTTACAACTAACTTTTGGGGTCACATTGACCTCAATTCTGTTGCCTCTGGTACTTCTCCAGCATATTCCCTAGAAACTGAACATCCCACTGGTAAAGAATATGCAAAATATTTAAAGTTAATAGCAGAATATTTTGAACTACCAATTAAAGAACATACAAATGTTGAAAAAGTAACCTATTCACAAGATCGTTTTACTATTCAGGTTAATGGAGAACAAATAATTGAGTCTCGTTTTGTGATTTGGGCAGCTGGAGAATTTCAATACCCAAATACAAATTCATTTCCAGGATCTGAATTATGTATACATAACAGCAAAGTAGAAACTTGGGAACAAATTGACGGTGATGAAATTTATATTATCGGCGGAAATGAGAGTGGAATTGATGCAGCGATACATCTAAGTAGACTAGGTAAAAAAGTAGCTGTTTTAGAAGAAAATCCAGATTGGAGTACCAAGAGGACAACTGATCCTAGTGAAAACTTATCTCCATACACCGTAGATAGAATACGTGAAGAAATACCAAATGAAAGAATTAGACTTGTAGGTAAATCCAAAGTCAAAGACATCAAGTTTGAAAATAACAAATACTTGATATATGTAAAGGGTAAAAAATCGTATAAATACCAAACTGATACCCCACCTATATTGGCAACAGGATTTGAAAGTAGTTTAACTATGGTGAAAGACTTGTTTGAATGGGACGAAAATAATTCTTACGTATTATTAAATGAACATGATGAATCAAGAAAAACTCCTGGTTTATTTCTTGTAGGGCCTCAAGTTCGTCATGAAAATCTTATATTATGTTTTATTTACAAGTATAGACAAAGATTTGGCGTTGTCGCTAATGCAATTGGTGAACGATTAGACATGGATACGTCACTTTTAGAAGAATATCGCAAAGAAGGTCTCTATTTAGATGACCTAGGAGCTTGTGGAGAGGAGTGCCCATGTTAA